In Helicobacter mastomyrinus, a single genomic region encodes these proteins:
- a CDS encoding ABC transporter substrate-binding protein has protein sequence MKFIAYLAALMLCASAWAAYPYTHIDDKGYKTTIAKKPSRIVIAGGMWPLPSVIMLLEHSAKSIVYMPKASKNALKASFMLELFPQIAHIKDGENENIEELLLLKPDLFICHNANTKLCQAMKKSGIPTIEVSVSAWGYDSYQSIKGWLTLLAPILDKEEVAGRFLDYTQGIQKRLDEALQGEKNKPRALIIHHFDNYQSFSAGGIFANSLLQNSGAENVLQDKGIVKMTLEEAYRLNPDIIYLNNFNTLLPSDLLNNPLWQPLLAVQNKRVYKFPLGSYRPFAPSLDLPIVLLWLYQHNYPQYADNKALLAQTQQFYKDIFAISLTQRQAEAIFTPKKAAGEIK, from the coding sequence ATGAAGTTTATTGCATATCTTGCTGCTTTAATGCTTTGCGCGAGTGCGTGGGCGGCATATCCCTATACACATATAGATGACAAAGGCTATAAGACTACTATCGCTAAAAAGCCCTCACGTATTGTCATCGCTGGAGGTATGTGGCCCCTGCCCTCTGTGATTATGCTCTTAGAACATAGTGCTAAAAGCATTGTGTATATGCCAAAGGCAAGTAAAAACGCGCTAAAAGCGTCCTTTATGCTAGAGCTTTTCCCCCAAATCGCGCATATCAAAGATGGAGAGAATGAAAATATAGAGGAGCTATTGCTCTTAAAGCCTGATTTGTTTATCTGCCATAATGCAAACACAAAGCTATGTCAAGCGATGAAAAAAAGTGGGATTCCCACCATAGAGGTAAGTGTGAGCGCGTGGGGATATGACTCATATCAAAGCATTAAAGGTTGGCTCACGCTTCTTGCGCCTATTTTAGACAAGGAGGAGGTGGCGGGACGATTTTTAGACTATACGCAGGGGATTCAAAAGCGGCTTGATGAGGCATTACAAGGAGAAAAAAACAAGCCTAGAGCCTTAATCATTCATCATTTTGATAATTATCAATCGTTTTCAGCGGGTGGAATCTTCGCTAACTCTTTGTTGCAAAATAGCGGAGCGGAAAATGTTTTGCAGGATAAGGGCATTGTGAAAATGACGCTTGAAGAGGCATATAGGCTTAATCCTGATATTATCTATCTTAATAATTTTAATACACTTTTGCCAAGTGATTTGCTTAATAATCCCCTCTGGCAGCCACTTCTTGCAGTGCAGAATAAAAGGGTGTATAAATTCCCTCTTGGCTCTTATCGTCCCTTTGCTCCTAGCTTAGATTTGCCTATTGTTTTATTATGGCTCTATCAGCATAATTACCCGCAATATGCAGATAACAAGGCACTTTTAGCCCAAACGCAGCAATTTTATAAAGATATTTTTGCCATCTCGCTTACACAAAGGCAAGCAGAAGCCATATTCACGCCTAAAAAGGCTGCTGGGGAGATAAAATAG